The Amaranthus tricolor cultivar Red isolate AtriRed21 chromosome 14, ASM2621246v1, whole genome shotgun sequence DNA window TGCATATGATCTTTACAGGTGaaagtaatataaaaaaatccCCTTTAAATGGAAGATTTAAACATCAATTAAGAAGTCACACAAGATTTGATTTCCTCACACTAATATTTGCTGCCACAGACAACTTGCAAGTGTATCAAATCTTGGACAAGGCAATGGCCTTCACAAACACCATTTAGAGCAAAGCTACGTCTGACACTGAATACACACCCGCATCAAGTAACATAGTATCAAACCAAAATAGATTTACACAGAATAAAAGTAATACTTCTATAGAACATCAAATATGTAACTGaatgtgcaaaacaaactcaaTACCAATGTATAATGTTATGCCAAGTAACAATCACCAAATGTAGATGGTGATTTTGATCATGTCATTGCTCACACAATTGCATGCACATTAGAAGTAAGTAATGCTGTTATGGATTTACATTGCGGTGTGAATACTTGAGGTTTGGATCTCTAAATGATGCAAGGAAAGAGAGTGAAGGTTAAATACCACGCCCATGGAACAGCAGCAGCAAGCTGCAGTAGAGCGGCCAAAAAGCTGCTTGTTCGAGCACATGCCTGGCCTATTCGAGTAGACTTCTATTGAGTTTCTTTGATTGCTATGTCCTATATGGATTTTGGACATGTGTTGTCCTTGCACTAAGGTTCTTTTACTATTTGATGGTTTATATATAAGACCAAAACATGTATTAGAATTGCGTGGACGCTAATACAATAGAAAGGAGTAGGGTTTGAGAGCTCTAGAACAGTGTGTCTTCTTGTATTAACATGAGTGATTTCCATTGAAGGAAGGTGTGTGTTCAAACTTTTTGAGAgttatttcattattgtattgatGAGACATTAGTGAAATACATCACTATTTGACGGGAGGTACCCAAGGTACCATTAAAACACTTGTGCTTTATTTGTGTGTCTACtccattattgtgttgagttttTCTCTTGCATTTTCTTCCTTCTTTCACCTTGGTGAGGTCCTAAACAATATCATTTTATGTACTAATCTACTCCTGCGCAAACAAATTGTTTCTAGACCtttgattcaatttttttgtttttgtttcccttcaaataaaaaaatcaaacattaaaaataaattaaataatttagttGACAATTACAgtatcttaattaattaatattgcagtcactttaatacaaaaatattggggcagaaaaataaaattacctaAATAAATGGAAAATAATGCAGCCAGTATACAAAATCTGACCATATCGAAATGATCATCATATCGggagagaaaaaaaagaaagtgcATTGGCAATCAAAACCCTAGAAAAAGGGGAAATTTCggaaataaaaatgatgaaaaatgaaaatcaaaagaGAATCAAAATGAAATATGTGGAGATTACCGTATTGAATTACGCAGACCGTAAGTTAATGCAGCGATCGTCGGCCCACGAAAACCTGAAATCGGAGAAGAAAAAATGGTGAAGatagagaaaaaaaagaagggatttCAGAAAAACGAAGAAATCGGAGAAAGCGACCACGAAAGATTCAGTGTTCCTCTTTGCCCGCATGATCTCTATTCTTCCTCTTGATTTCAAAGTTgatattttttacacttttttcgGCGGGAAAACTTAACAACTCTAACCGAATTTGCCTCAAAGATCTTTggcaagaaaacaaaaaaaaaaaaaaaaaaaaaaaaaaaaaaaaaaactttggcCTTAAGGTTAGTTAGGGAAAGTAATGttcaaataaaaccaaaatatAGGTTAAATGCGTTGAtcacaattattaattaataatgtaagttataaccaaaaaaataaatggtgCGAATTTCAAGAgtagtttttaagtttttaaccaCCTATACCATTTAATATAGACAATGAAATCGATTAATAATAGTgtgttaagttttttttattaatgttgtaCTTAAAGTTACAGTAATATAAATGggctaaaaatatttaattttattattaagttgTGAATATCTTATTTGTTAATATTTGCTACTACTAGCGTATCATAAAAGTATGTTGCTACAATAGTATCATATAGGATATTCCTAAAATATTTCAATACTTAACGGTCAACTAAATGTTTCTAACCCATTAATGTTACTGTAGCTTTAAATATAACATTACAATGCTAATATgtggatatttttttttatttatactacCACTAACACATTATATAAGTATGTTGTTATCATATAGAATAttccaaaaaaattcaaaaccagATCATAAAATAAAGGGAATTATTAcatttgttttaatatatttacAACTTATAGTAGCATTTTCTGTGAGAAATAACACTATTAGTTTCACGTATGATCGAACACGAGAAGTATATTCAATTTCTATTTAAATTCTCTCATTTGTTTTGTGCAacttcttttttctcttttgtcATTATAGtttctatttcattttttcTAGTATCGTATAGTTTAGAGACTAGAGTACTAGACATACCAAGTCATCCTCTTTATCTCGTTAATGTATTTATTATATCTATTCCTTTATCATACtcgtttttaataattttgagtTATGATGTAAAAAactttttcacaaaaaaaagtaaaataaatgaaataaaagagtatttattttttatacatattCTCTAACTATACAATATTGAGTCACTAATACAGTGATACCCATTAAATTGTCACACTAAGAGAGAGGtatatttatttctaatttaatatatataaaaaaattgaaatatttattttaatggtctaaataagttaaaaaaataagtttaaatctaaaattcacaaataattctttttaattaaagcttaatcaagaataaattattattattattattatcataattaagCAAGTACTTGCTCATGTACTTAAGATTTTgtgtttaataaaattaatagtgCTTCATTTCTtctctataataaaaacaaaaaaaaaaacaaaaaaacaaaaaagactTGCAGTTTACGAAAATCAACTTTGAAGTAACCTCACGTCTTCTCGACACTCATAAGTCACCCACCTCCATTTTTTTCCTCTCTCTTCCACACCTCCACCATTTTTAATCACCTGCACAAACCACCACTCTCTCACTCATCAATGGCTTCCtctccatcttcttcctcctcaaCATCCTCCTCCTTCGATGAATTCGACGACGAATCTTTCGAGCACACTCTGCTCGTAGTTCGCGAAGTCGCCGTCTTCAAGATTCCTCCTCGATCGACCTCTGGTGGTTATAAATGTGGTGAATGGCTTCAATCCGATAAGATCTGGTCTGGTCGTCTTCGTGTTGTTTCCTGCAAATCTCGAGCTGAAATTCGCCTTGAAGATCCGATTTCTGGCGATCTTTTTGCTGCTTGTTATGTTTATCCTGGTCTTCGTGATCAATCTGTTGAACCTGCGCTTGATTCTAGTCGTTATTTTGTGCTTAAGATTGAAGATGGGAGAGGTAAGCACGCGTTCATTGGATTAGGGTTTTCTGAGAGAAATGAAGCGTTTGATTTCAATGTGGCATTGTCTGATCATGAGAAACATGTGAAAAGAGAGAGTGAGAAGGATGTTGCTGGTGCAAGTGAAGGGGATGATAATTCTATCGATATTCATCCTGCTGTTAATCATAGATTAAAGGTATATCATATATTCGTATAGCATCTTTTATTATGCAATTTTTTGGAGCactttgtttaattatttatcatgTGATTGGTGGGTAGGTATGATCACATGTATATGTCTATAAAATCTGGCAAATTTTCTAAGCATTTTGTTTTATTGCTTAATTATGTAGCTGGTCGGTAGATatgatgttattttaatttagtgtaacataattcgctagccggtttgatttttttttatttgctcaAATTGAAACTGACCATAAATACCTTTTTCCGATTTGCCATTAGCAGGAAGATTATCACTTGATGTGACATTGTTTTGATCTATTATTGACATTTTTGAAGTTAGATCCCCTGTAATTCTATGAAATTTGGCAAAATCTTCTGAGTGCATTTTGTATCATTTAgcaaaattttgatgaacttGATCAAGTATTGGCTGTTTGAGCTGTTACTTAGATTAGAAGTCTTTGGTCACCTGTAAGCAGTTGAAGTAGAAAAGGATAAACCTGAGGTGATTGTATTCGAATTGTCTTAGATCTGATATCTGATCTGTTCTTTGATCGATTAGATTTTAGATTGGGTTACTACTTAAGGATGAAAAATGTATGATCTTTGATGTATTGATAGGAACAGGGGACTCTAGAAATTGGAGGGATATGATCTATTGTTTATGTGGACTTGTGAATGGAGATGACTGAAGAAGATATCGTTGTCTGCATTTTGGTCTATTTGAGGGGTTTGATCTAGTATTTGGTCACCGAAGTAAAAAAAGGAGAAACATGTGGTTAAGATCGTTGAAGATCTGATCTAGAAAATGGTCTTCTAGGTTATTGATTTGTACGCGATGAAAAAAATGTACGATCAATGACGTATCAATAAAAACAGGGGAGTCTGGAAATTTGAGGAATTAAGAGGAATGATCTAGTGTTTTGTGGACTAGTGGATGGAGATGACCGGAGAAGGTCTAATTGTCTTGCTTGGTAATGTTCTTGGCTTTTCAAACAGGGATGCAACAGAGGGCTTGTGAGTCTTTGACATTCAATTTGTAGTAGAAGTATTAGCTATATTGGTGGTTTGGTGCTCAGtgaagaaaacaaaattttttaacCTTACTGTAGCTCCCACCTAAACATCCACCTAGGCAAAGCTTCATTGAATGTATGCAACTTTGCCTTATAAAACCAAAGAGATTGCTTCTAACTGACACTTCATCTGCAATTTCACATTCTTTAGAAGTGCATTACATATCATTTAACGATGCATTTAATTATAGTCATTATAAAGATTGCCTCATGCCTCACCACTTCCCTTTCCTGTAATGCTGTTGTGACTTGTGACA harbors:
- the LOC130799804 gene encoding uncharacterized protein At1g03900 codes for the protein MASSPSSSSSTSSSFDEFDDESFEHTLLVVREVAVFKIPPRSTSGGYKCGEWLQSDKIWSGRLRVVSCKSRAEIRLEDPISGDLFAACYVYPGLRDQSVEPALDSSRYFVLKIEDGRGKHAFIGLGFSERNEAFDFNVALSDHEKHVKRESEKDVAGASEGDDNSIDIHPAVNHRLKEGETIRINVKHKPASGTGMLSSGKTVGLSSTNNPKPLGLAPPPSGSVKLRSPLPPPPNDPVVTRITSNLKGSKESARHAVDPLSDFSQLERNLPSKAGSGSTNSSAAGWAAF